The Apostichopus japonicus isolate 1M-3 chromosome 12, ASM3797524v1, whole genome shotgun sequence sequence GAACAGGATATTAAGAGGGTGGTATCAATTAAGAATagacaaacatttcttttcagAACAAAGGTCACATTACCTGCTACCGGAATTAACCCATTACGCTACCGTCTAAACTATAGCCATTGACATATATCGTACGATATAACTGTAATATGTTGCAATACATACAGAAAGTGGAACACTTACATTGGAAGTCAATATTATTCACTTGTACGATGTTGTGGTGTGAGCTAGGGATCCTCGATTCGTTCCTCGTTAGCTTAAAAAGACAGCCGAGCTGAAAGTGAAAACGATCTTTGTGTCTCTACACAAAAATTATACACGAATATGTATTGTATCGGTTGCAGGTATGGGCATGCGCATAGCAGACTATTGGTTTATGCAGATTATTAATGATAGGCATACTCTTCCATGCATATTTCTACGTCAGTACAGTCTTAAGTATATGACATAATAAAAACTCACCCCAGCGGAACAGAGAATAAGAATAACAAGTTTGAGAAAGGAAAGTCTTATTATTTTGAAGCCTGTAACAGTGATGAATAGGAATGGGGTATTCTCCACAAATAATTCTCtatattttaaagttaaatgtGGCAACAAATTTCTTGTTGCATGTGATTATTTTCAAGGACGTTTGAAATAATTGTAATGAGTAGTAACCAGTTATAAAGATACAAAATATCTAAGACGATTGGATTTAGCTTCTTCAATGGCATTGTATGTTTATGAGTGTGTGCAACTAGCTTTGATCCAAACTCTGGACTTTAACAGATGAATTTCAAGTTCACAAAAGTCTTTGGAAAGAACCACGACCTCCTCTGAAGAACTATATTGCTAAGGGTATGGTAAGATTCATGGCACCTGGAtctaaacaatgaaaaaaaaatcgggtCCTCTCTGAGAGTCATAAACACACCCGTTATGAGTGTGCATGGAGTTTATCAGGTTTGGTGAATTTATAGCATGCATAACTGATTCTCGTAGGCCTACTGAACAAGGGAAAGGGCCCTCCTTTATTCATGTATTGCAGAAATTCACTACAAAGCGCATTGAACCGTTAAGTTTggggtttctttcttctctgcCATCGGTAGATTCTGTCTTTCACACCACCCGATTAAAAAGTAACAACAATTATAACGACAATTATAACAACAATTACTGTCCTCCACtggttcgtcgctgttgtcaCGTTAATATCTTACTAATCCCGTTTTTACGGCTAGTAAGTAATATACGGGTTTGGGTGGAGCGGTGGCCTCGACGAAATTCCTGCATatttcttgtctgtggcagtatCAGTAGTATGCGGTAAATTATTACaccgcgttttcgtgtgtgtgttgtgtgatacaaatAAGTTCAGAACTTTTCACGACTAgtgggctgtacagtataggttacggTCGAGTTTTGCCTCAGGCGAAGGCTTTTAGTTTGACTATAGGGAGCTGTTACACTAGTGGCTCCTGGTTTGACTAGTTTTAGGCCTACGtggtgagcagtcgaagtcCGAACTGTTCGAGTGCCCTGGTTTCGTATTTGATTCACTCATAAGGAAAGCTGCGCATGCTTTATGCTGTATCGAATATCAAAAGTTAAGCCTATGGAAGTGCAGTAACTTAATGTTGTTTTTCACCGTAACAAACcagtatatttcaaaattttacagATGCACCAGTCTTGTACTAACTGGAGTAAAGTATTTGCAAATATTGTAACCGAAGTCGCGAGTTGACATTTTCTACCGCTCAATTAAGAAACTAATAGTGAATATAAGTCTGATGCACACAGACTCGTGTCACAAAACTACAAACGCGAATGActgaaaaaattgactgaagtgattacaacatTGGGTATACccaatatattgatatatcaaACGTATATGGTCAAGTCCGTCATTTGGTAATTCAGTCAATTTAGGTATGAATTATATATAGACCCAGTCACAACTCACTTTGTATTTTActtcatatatttttgtttaaagcagcattttgcgtttgtcCAGAATTTTTCCGTGTCTATCGAGTTTTTATCATAATACGATCACAAAAGACCAAACTAAGACTTTCTCATACTTTTTTCCCCACATCGAACGCTAATTAgcaagtaattaaggatattataTGATTCTGAGAATTGTGTCTCCCTGACACAATCGACATtagtatttatcacatgcagctCTACAAACCGCCTATtcaaattcaaccaatcagtgaagaGATGTTTATGTATGACCTGGAGCTTAAAATAGACTCAGTCATTGGCATGGTAATCCCTCAGCGTCTTTACCGTGAGTAAAGTGTACACGCACGTAAGCCTACTGTACGTAGTACTTAGCAAAGTATTTAGTGTCGTATTATTGCTACATGCACACAATACTATAACCTGGTGACGAAgtgacaaaagaataaaacaatggagAAGCGCTCAAATgggaaatataaatttttgaaGAACCTAACTTCAACTGAAAAGAGAAAATGGCGGAAAGCCCAGAAGAAAAAGTGTCACGACACCGTGTCCCTTTCGGGAATCAATGGGAAAGATGGAGCGAAGTGAAGAGGAATTTACATCTGAAGAGTGATTCAGAAGTCACTCGACTTCTACTCGACAGGTAAGCAAAGGATAGAATTCTTCGttacaatttttgtttacatGATTTAACGTTACTTCTCATTATCGGTGAGAGAAACTGAGACCGAACCTCTGCCTCCACTATTATTACCACAGTAACTAGTTTAGCCTAGGCCAGTATCGGGGCCTATACTAAGTcgatagtactactagtactagtagtatagtgTACTTAGCCTATTATTTAGTAGCAGAACCAAGGCCAGTTAGGCTAAACGCTCTTACTCTTTCTTCACAGTCCTAGTCTTATCAAATTGCAACAAGTTTTTGTTCCTGTTCTTGATACAGTGCTAACTAACGTTCACGCCGACGCATAGATACTTTACACTAGACTTTACAAGGCATGGGCTATGATGGCAGTGATTGCATATGCAGTAGCCGAAATCACGAGGCCTACGTTCTGGCGGTTCCCGTTAGTTTCATGCCCTAAATAATGTTTGTTTCCTCCCCTAAAAACGTTTCTTACCTCTGTACCTCCTCAATCATGGGGAGGAAATCATCGTTTTTCCAGGAAGGAAGCTGATGAaagcatattggctaggctatgtggaaagaataaatttagtaggcctagggcctaagtggaataactgtaggaatttcttttcatttctaccTTTTCTACAAATATCTCTTCCCATATAGCCTTGCCAATTTGCCTCCCTTGAAAAATGATTCTTTGATTGAAATCGTTATTTTCTCTCCTAAATCAAAAATTACAGTTACTTCAGTACCTAACTCTTTCTACGTAGCCTAGCCAAATGTCTTCTTGCTTGAATTCCTCCCCTGAGAAACAGTACTTTCCTCCCTGAGTGatagtttatttttgtgattCTACTTTCAGGTTTACAAGGAATTTCTCAAAGTCTGCAGGCAGATGGACCTGTGTTCCTGTTATGGAAAAGAATAGTTACAAGTACATTCCGCAACTGATGAAGGACATATTTAGACGGAGGCTTGATGATGACAATTCTCAACTAAGACGTGTTGTCGTGTTGTTCTTGCTGAGGATGACCCAAGGCACATCTCTGGTACAATTCGCCCGAGCCAACCTCCATCAGTTTTACAGCTTCTTGCAAG is a genomic window containing:
- the LOC139978056 gene encoding uncharacterized protein, whose protein sequence is MAESPEEKVSRHRVPFGNQWERWSEVKRNLHLKSDSEVTRLLLDRFTRNFSKSAGRWTCVPVMEKNSYKYIPQLMKDIFRRRLDDDNSQLRRVVVLFLLRMTQGTSLVQFARANLHQFYSFLQAIIAGWDQVLLL